The nucleotide window GCTGATATGGTCCTGGCTGTTGCCCGTATTGACCCTGCGGCGGATATGGGCCTTGCGGCGGGTAGCCGGGACCCTGAGGAGGATAGCCCTGTGCCTGAGGGGGATAGTAGCCGCCTTGTTGCGGCGGGGGCTGGCCGTAGGGGTAGGCACCTTCCTGACCAGGCGGGGGAGTGCCGTAGCCGGTGTAAGCAGcctgaggaggctgaggctgGTTGTACGGGGGTGGATCTTGCTTGCCGGACATTGTGTCTGAGATCTCTCGTGGTTGCGTGTGCGACGGAACGGTGATGTTGTGGGTTTGAAAGCTGGACGCACAGCAGCAGACGGTTTAGAAGGTGACGGGTTCTCAATCGCTCCCCAAGACCCGAGTCATTCGTTCGTTCGCGGGGCGTGGAGAAAGTTCGAAATTGTTGGTCGATCTTCAGGTGTTTGCGTGCAGTTTGGTGGATATGGCTAAAGCAGATTCCAAAGGCACTAGCCGTTTCCGTCTGGGACCTTGGCTATGCTTCAAAGACTATACTAAGTGGACTAGAGGGGTGGTAACTGAGGGAGGTCAACAAAGGTCGGTGGGTGGATTTTGGTCGCGGGATGAACGGAGTTTAAAAAGCACCACGGCGAGCACGGGAAAAACGGGGGAGACTGTCTTGTTGGTTCTTTCGAGGCGCAGCGGTGGTCGCGTGGCAATCTGCAGTTAGACACCTGCTAGTGAGCTATAAGCCGTTATGTACCAGCACCAACCTAATACATGCCGTTAATCTTGCTGCACTAACGAATGGGTATCTCTTACAGTCACTTGTCCCTCTAACGGAACCCTACACTAGGTTCTCGAACCGAACCACGTCGACATGCGACGTTTCGCTATAGCACCCATGTTAACGGGTCGAGATGGTGAATTTCATTGTCAATGAAATGAGACATGGTTGAAACGGGATGGGAAGTGTCCTGTTGCAGGCCGAGGCTCGAAAAGGGGCATCTTGAGTGGAAATTACCTCTAGATAGCAAATTGATGAAGCGTTGCCAAGTCGGGCAATTCGAGAGGTGGGAAATCAATCATGATGATTAATTCCCTGGACGTCTTTACATCTTTTGACGGGTTCCATACTTCTTCCATGGCCTCCTACAAAGTTCCTCGCGTTCTAACATTCGGTTTCGTATCTCATAAGGATAGAGCTTTTACTGAAGTTGTTGGGTCATCAAACGTTTCATGTGTCAGCTGCTGGTGATCCGTCTCCCCATTGGAAAGCTTGCGCCACAAACGGTTTCGGCTTGCTCCCTTGAGGACTAACGATCCGTGCCGCTGATCGTTCGCTAGATGATGCGTATATGTTCAATGAGACGGATTGAGGTATACATATATACCTGCTTTTGCCGATAAATAACTCTGTAAAGATTAGCAATCATCTCATGCGGCCCTGTGCATGATATCGAAACCGAGGCGGGTCTGTACAAACAATAATTAGATTTGAGCGGATGTTTGTGCTTATTTTGTAACAACTTACGGTACCTATGCAAGAGCTCTTGCAGTGTGTGCAAATGAGTGGTGCTTTGCCAACGGCTTGGCAGAGTACTCTCTCACTGCGTGTTAGTGCAAATCCATGAATCCACCATCGTAAGCTTCACCAATTGGCCTTGGCATTGATCGATCACACATTCTCTTTTCACCAATATCAGGTTTCGACAGTTACCACTCCTCAGTTTCAATAACACAGCgaggggggaaagagaagaattAAACAAGCCGGTCAAGATTTTGCATACAACACCTACTTGGACTCTCAGTTCGCTTGTGGGAGGTGAGAGTTATAGCTAACAGTCACCTTGTtatgaacaacaacatcaccatttTCTCACTACAGCAAAACAACGGCCCAAATCAAAAATGACTTCCGCCGTCTCTACAACAGAACATCAAGGGACACCCTCCCTCTCTGACGGGCTCCTTCACTTCCCCGCCTCCTCGGCAGTGAAGCTCGAACCGCATCTTCCACCGCCGcgtccatcaccatctcccacgatcaccaccaccacgaccaacAGCAACCCCAACAAAAGGCCCTTTGTAACCCTGACCTTCGCCACTTCCCTCgactcctctctctccctcgcGCCCGGTGTCCGCACCACCCTATCCGGCCCGCAATCCAAAGCCATGACACACTTCCTACGCTCTCGCCATGCCGCCATCTTAGTGGGAGTTGGGACCGCCGTGGCTGATGACCCGGGGCTTAACTGCAAGATACTTTCCCCTTTGTCCTCTTCGCCAGACGGGGTAGGAAATGGAAAGCGGGAACAGCATCCCAACCAGCCCCGGCCTATCATCCTCGATCCATCTGCGCGGTGGGAGGTCTCAGAGAAGAGTAAAGTTATTCAGCTTGCTAGACTGAAACAGGGATTGGGCCCGTTTATTTTTACCGCGAAAAAGGTGGAAGAGGTGCCGGAAGAGaggagggcggtggtggaggggatTGGGGGAAAATATGTGCGTGTTGAGGGTTTGAAAGTCAAGGGCGAGGGCAAGGGCGAAGGGGCAACGAGTAGAGAAAGTTTCGCCTGGGTTGATGTGCTGCGGACGATTAAGGAGGAAGGCTTGGATAGTGTGATGAtagaagggggaggaagtGTGATCAATTCGTTGCTGTCGCTGGAGCAGGCAGGAGAGCAGGAGTTGGTGGACTCGGTGATTGTCACAATTGCGCCGACGTGGTTGGGGGCTGGAGGAGTGCTGGTTTGCCCTCCGAGGGCGGTAGGGAGGGATGGGCAGCCGGCGCCTCCAGTGAGACTTAGGGATGTGTCGTGGCAACCGTTGGGGGAGGATGTGGTGTTGTGTGGTAAAATCCTGAGGTAGAGCATGGGGGACAAAACATGAAGTCTAGCTAACAAGAACTTAAGGGCGTCAACTTGCTGTCGCAATTCACAGACTCCAGACTGATCACGCATTCCTATCCTCCTGGAGAAGCTTATGGCACCCAGCTCCGCGGGTAAGGGTCTAATGCTTATCATATCCACGTTGATTTTACCTAGCCACTTAAATACCAGAATCGCCTCGCTATCGCTTATAACGGAGGAGCATTCAAGCTCAGAACTTATTCTGACACTTCCATCCATGTTATTGTATAGTTGACGGTAGCCAATCGAATCCGAGATGATCCAAGACACTATCACCAACAGTGACCTGACCGATATCTTTCTGAAGGCATCAAGGTCATTCCTGCCTACCGACCGCTTCCACCCTGTAACCCCGTTTCGCTCACATGTTTGGTGCTCAAGACTTCTTCAATCCAAACagatttctcttcttcttttccttcactGGCTTCTCTGTCTTCCCGGCGGGCGGAACTGGAGGCCTTGCGCCACTTCCCCCAGCATGCGGAGAAGCCGTACCACTGTTCATTGTCATGGCACCCATTGCCTGCGTTGGGGGATGTACCGATCCAGCTCCGGGAGGAGCGGCTGCGGGCGGCTGTTGCATGGGCTGCGGTGGCGGTTTTGGCTTAGCATAAAAGTGCTCAGGGACCTGGGGCTGCGGTCGGTCCATCGGCAGGCCGAGCCTTCTTCTATCCATCGAAAGGTCCTCCAGTTGTCTTAGGTATAGTTGTGGTGTGAGCATGTGGCTGGTTACAAGATAGATGTCGCGGTTTCGCTTCTCCGATTCTTCGTAGCATATCCGCGCCTCTGAGTAGGTCGCCCCACCGGCCATGAACACGATGACCCTTTGTCGATTCTCAACCTGCCGGCGATTAGCTGATGCCCACCTCGGTGCTGCCGAGCGGAGTGACCCTCCTGTTGTCATAGCAGCATCGGCAGCCCCACCATCGGTTGGAGGTCGTGTAAAGGGGAAAATCGCTGGGTCGAGACAGTTGCTAAACAGATCCTCAAGCATGTGCTTGACAGCGGGTTCGAATCGAGAGAGGAAATTGTCTTCGTCCGCCGGATTCTTTACTTGGGTCCGTGGGAACAACGGAGGATGCGGTTTTCGTTCCTCCTTCAGTTTCCGTGTAGGCCGGGCACCCAAGTGCTGGAGATTGGTGATTTTGACCTTTTCAGCGGGCTGCAGGGCCGCATGGTTGAGCAGCCTGTCAATGTCATCAGTGATTACCCCGTCGCGGTATAGCACGTAGATGGCAATTAGCCGCAGCCGCTCCACCCAGGTAATAGCTTCATCATCCAAAAGCCGCACCATCTGCTCGAGAATATCTTTGGGCTTCTTATAATCCTCATCGAGACCGGTAGCCAATGTCTGCTCCACTGAAGCGACGTCGGGCAACTTGCGACGCTGGAAGATGTTCATAGATTCCTGAGCCATGGTGAGGTGAAGCGAGTAGGCCTCTTTCATTTCCTGGAACTGCGGCAGGCCCGCCAACATGTCTCTGATCGCATTCAAACTCGTCGTATCCTGATTTTGGTTGGTGAAGTTGGGGTTCTGCTTGATGAAGTTTTGGAAGTCGCTCATAAGTTTTTCAATCGTGTCCTTCATATGCCGGTGTCGGTTCTCGACCCACACCTTGTCTTTATCAGACAACTCCatgtccttctcctcggcctctgGCGTGCCCTCGTTGACGGTCATGTGGAAGGTCACTTTGTCGCCTTCCTTGATAGGAAGGAGGTCGTGCGCCATCGCCTGGTATGTGAACTCGTGGACTAATGGTGCCATCAAGTCCATTGACCTGTCCGCAATTAGTAGATATCCCTGCGGCCGTGTAGTTTGTGGCGGGAAGTCGCCCTTGAACTGTTTGTAAGCGTCAAGCTCGTCCTGTACGAGCGCAGCAAGGCGTCCGCACAGCGCGCTGGCACGATATTCGCTGTTCCTGGGTGCGAAGAACCTGATCTTTGGATACTCG belongs to Neurospora crassa OR74A linkage group IV, whole genome shotgun sequence and includes:
- a CDS encoding riboflavin biosynthesis protein Rib7, encoding MTSAVSTTEHQGTPSLSDGLLHFPASSAVKLEPHLPPPRPSPSPTITTTTTNSNPNKRPFVTLTFATSLDSSLSLAPGVRTTLSGPQSKAMTHFLRSRHAAILVGVGTAVADDPGLNCKILSPLSSSPDGVGNGKREQHPNQPRPIILDPSARWEVSEKSKVIQLARLKQGLGPFIFTAKKVEEVPEERRAVVEGIGGKYVRVEGLKVKGEGKGEGATSRESFAWVDVLRTIKEEGLDSVMIEGGGSVINSLLSLEQAGEQELVDSVIVTIAPTWLGAGGVLVCPPRAVGRDGQPAPPVRLRDVSWQPLGEDVVLCGKILR
- a CDS encoding Sec1 family superfamily protein — encoded protein: MDQAASIVKEHHDAIINAIKSVVQRDWRILVVDDVSKKIIESSVKEDDILNVNIANIQEIEEPRDENSGMDAIYILSPRPHIVECLILDLAKGRYRNSTVLWTGILGRELRARLASAPQKIDSRPLLVDFFPRESHLVSFKDPYSFPILYNPSCEAVAMPHLDALAQKIAAVCITLGEYPKIRFFAPRNSEYRASALCGRLAALVQDELDAYKQFKGDFPPQTTRPQGYLLIADRSMDLMAPLVHEFTYQAMAHDLLPIKEGDKVTFHMTVNEGTPEAEEKDMELSDKDKVWVENRHRHMKDTIEKLMSDFQNFIKQNPNFTNQNQDTTSLNAIRDMLAGLPQFQEMKEAYSLHLTMAQESMNIFQRRKLPDVASVEQTLATGLDEDYKKPKDILEQMVRLLDDEAITWVERLRLIAIYVLYRDGVITDDIDRLLNHAALQPAEKVKITNLQHLGARPTRKLKEERKPHPPLFPRTQVKNPADEDNFLSRFEPAVKHMLEDLFSNCLDPAIFPFTRPPTDGGAADAAMTTGGSLRSAAPRWASANRRQVENRQRVIVFMAGGATYSEARICYEESEKRNRDIYLVTSHMLTPQLYLRQLEDLSMDRRRLGLPMDRPQPQVPEHFYAKPKPPPQPMQQPPAAAPPGAGSVHPPTQAMGAMTMNSGTASPHAGGSGARPPVPPAGKTEKPVKEKKKRNLFGLKKS